A single region of the Parasphingorhabdus litoris DSM 22379 genome encodes:
- the glpX gene encoding class II fructose-bisphosphatase, which yields MPKSSDILERILVLEMVRVTEAAAVSAAKLIGRGDEKAADAAAVEAMRAALNGLDVCGTVVIGEGERDEAPMLFIGEKVGHGCEGESPEIDIALDPLEGTTITAKAGPNALAVLAIAEKGNLLNAPDVYMDKLAVGPGYSDDIIDLNKSVLENVTAVANEKGVEPADIIVCVLDRPRHEKIISELREIGCGIMLIPDGDVAGVIATTDEETTVDMYMGSGGAPEGVLAAAALRCVGGQFKGRLTFRNDDERKRAHKWGIEDLDKIYDLKELAKGDVIFAATGVTDGSLLEGVKKLRSGVMTTESVVMRASSGTVRWVKSEHRS from the coding sequence ATGCCTAAATCAAGTGATATTCTGGAACGCATCCTTGTATTGGAAATGGTACGCGTTACCGAGGCGGCTGCGGTTTCTGCAGCAAAACTGATTGGCCGCGGTGATGAAAAAGCGGCTGATGCAGCGGCCGTTGAAGCCATGCGGGCTGCACTGAACGGACTGGATGTCTGCGGAACCGTAGTCATTGGTGAAGGCGAGCGCGACGAAGCGCCGATGCTGTTTATCGGTGAAAAAGTGGGCCATGGTTGCGAGGGCGAATCACCGGAAATTGATATTGCGCTTGATCCGCTGGAAGGCACGACGATTACAGCCAAAGCTGGCCCCAATGCTCTTGCTGTTCTGGCCATTGCCGAAAAAGGCAATCTGCTGAACGCGCCAGATGTTTATATGGACAAGCTCGCCGTTGGCCCGGGCTATTCCGACGATATTATCGATCTCAACAAGTCGGTGCTGGAAAATGTCACCGCCGTGGCCAACGAGAAAGGTGTCGAACCCGCCGACATAATCGTTTGCGTCCTCGATCGTCCACGTCATGAGAAAATCATCTCAGAGCTGCGCGAAATTGGCTGCGGTATCATGTTGATTCCCGATGGCGATGTTGCTGGCGTTATTGCAACCACCGATGAAGAAACGACGGTCGACATGTATATGGGCAGTGGCGGCGCACCCGAGGGCGTATTGGCCGCTGCAGCGCTGCGCTGTGTTGGTGGACAGTTTAAAGGTCGTCTGACCTTCCGCAATGATGACGAGCGCAAACGTGCCCATAAATGGGGCATTGAAGATCTCGACAAAATCTATGATCTGAAAGAACTCGCAAAAGGCGATGTCATTTTTGCTGCAACCGGTGTCACCGATGGCTCCCTTCTGGAAGGCGTCAAGAAATTGCGCAGCGGCGTTATGACCACTGAAAGCGTTGTGATGCGCGCCTCGTCAGGTACGGTTCGTTGGGTCAAGAGCGAGCATCGTTCCTGA
- a CDS encoding alpha/beta hydrolase encodes MTGGAFKALADRFKPLLLGLPLLVTACISPVDYGAIRHADYVANGRCDPAADKGMDNGSDTAEKPFFVVTSRLPDCRANDIKLLHHRGDKVRFGRFGAPQDKLNEKGKVDGQRIPFAISNETQWWADLSKTMGNREGRVLLYVHGYRETFFSSSRDTAQIARLTNFSGPVIQYSWPSQGQLLKYAVDETNMYWDERNFRKFLTKLAQQSWTKEIVLVSHSLGARLVLPAVEFVDRNSSNADSSNISNIIMASPDVDRQDFERDIAEEILSARRVNNDRRITVYASAKDRALSLSDDVHGYPRLGNPRCFDPFKADELKAKGLPERCYAAKSRYDVPPEKSGLTIVDTTAVSQGRVGHSDYLRSAAACTDFAAVVNGERGAVKGREATHLSYVFALIPSVDDEEPDHMTICNRDRK; translated from the coding sequence ATGACAGGCGGCGCTTTCAAAGCCTTGGCGGATCGTTTCAAACCTCTGCTACTCGGCCTACCGCTGTTGGTCACCGCCTGCATTTCTCCGGTCGACTATGGTGCCATTCGGCACGCTGACTATGTCGCAAACGGACGCTGCGATCCGGCGGCGGACAAAGGCATGGATAATGGTTCGGATACAGCCGAGAAACCGTTTTTTGTCGTCACCAGCCGGCTACCAGATTGCCGCGCCAATGACATCAAACTGCTCCATCATCGCGGTGACAAGGTTCGCTTTGGCCGCTTTGGCGCCCCGCAAGACAAGTTGAATGAAAAGGGTAAAGTCGACGGGCAGCGCATCCCTTTCGCCATATCCAATGAAACACAATGGTGGGCGGACCTGTCCAAAACCATGGGCAATCGCGAAGGCCGTGTCCTGCTCTATGTTCATGGCTATCGGGAGACATTTTTCTCCAGTTCCCGCGACACTGCCCAAATTGCGCGGCTGACCAATTTTTCTGGTCCCGTCATCCAGTATAGCTGGCCTTCGCAGGGACAGTTGCTGAAATATGCGGTCGATGAAACCAACATGTATTGGGACGAGCGCAATTTTCGCAAATTTCTGACTAAACTTGCGCAGCAATCATGGACCAAAGAAATCGTTTTGGTGTCTCACTCGCTCGGTGCGCGGCTGGTACTGCCAGCGGTCGAGTTTGTAGACCGCAACAGCTCCAATGCGGATTCCAGCAATATTTCCAACATCATCATGGCTTCACCGGATGTCGATCGCCAGGACTTTGAGCGGGATATTGCAGAAGAAATCCTCTCCGCACGCCGTGTGAATAATGACCGGCGAATTACCGTTTACGCGTCGGCCAAGGACAGGGCTCTGTCTTTGTCGGACGATGTGCACGGCTATCCCCGTTTGGGCAATCCGCGCTGCTTCGATCCGTTCAAAGCCGACGAGCTCAAGGCCAAGGGTCTGCCGGAACGCTGCTACGCCGCAAAGTCGCGATATGATGTGCCACCGGAAAAAAGTGGTCTCACTATCGTCGATACCACCGCCGTCAGCCAGGGACGGGTCGGCCATAGCGATTATTTGCGCAGCGCGGCCGCATGCACAGATTTTGCGGCAGTTGTTAACGGTGAACGCGGGGCGGTGAAGGGCCGTGAGGCAACCCACTTATCCTATGTTTTTGCATTGATACCTTCTGTCGATGACGAAGAACCTGACCACATGACAATATGTAACCGTGATCGAAAATAG
- a CDS encoding uracil-DNA glycosylase family protein: MVSNTSTLDKLLEDVRACTICNELPLGPSPLLQAGSGAKILIAGQAPGSKTHEKGRPFDDQSGKRLRTWLGVTEDQFYDPELFAIIPMGFCFPGTGKGGDLPPRSECAPQWRRPLLDRLPAIELTLILGQYALDWHLGDAKSKTLTGTVERWQEFWPDALPLPHPSPRNIRWFKANPWFEADVIPVLQKRIANLIKKRP, translated from the coding sequence ATGGTAAGCAACACCAGCACACTCGACAAACTTCTCGAAGATGTCCGTGCTTGCACCATTTGCAATGAACTTCCCCTCGGTCCCAGCCCCCTGCTGCAAGCTGGATCAGGTGCAAAAATCCTGATCGCCGGACAGGCACCAGGTAGCAAGACCCATGAAAAGGGCCGACCGTTTGACGATCAAAGCGGCAAGCGCCTGCGTACATGGCTTGGCGTGACCGAGGACCAATTTTATGATCCAGAGCTGTTCGCGATAATCCCGATGGGATTTTGTTTTCCCGGAACCGGTAAAGGCGGTGATCTCCCGCCACGCAGCGAATGTGCACCGCAATGGCGAAGGCCTTTGCTTGATCGCTTGCCGGCAATCGAACTGACACTGATCCTTGGTCAATATGCGCTGGATTGGCATCTCGGTGATGCCAAATCCAAGACACTGACCGGAACAGTCGAGCGGTGGCAGGAATTCTGGCCAGATGCCCTGCCCTTGCCGCACCCCAGTCCGCGCAATATCCGCTGGTTCAAAGCCAATCCGTGGTTTGAAGCCGATGTTATCCCAGTGCTGCAAAAACGGATCGCCAATTTGATCAAAAAACGCCCATAG
- a CDS encoding flavodoxin family protein, with protein sequence MKKLLIVYHSYTGGTRQMAEAAATAARGEQDVKTVLMRAEDCGPSDMLAADGYIFATPENLAAIAGVMKAFFDRCYYPLLGEIEGRPYAAMICAGSDGENARNQLERIATGWRLKKIIDTPIICTHGQTEEAILAPKTIRETDKAQCGEIGATLAAGLAMGVF encoded by the coding sequence ATGAAAAAACTGCTTATTGTCTATCACAGCTATACCGGCGGTACGCGGCAGATGGCGGAGGCGGCAGCGACCGCAGCCCGAGGGGAACAGGACGTCAAAACCGTACTGATGCGTGCGGAAGACTGCGGACCTTCGGATATGCTGGCTGCTGATGGTTATATTTTTGCGACACCCGAAAATCTGGCGGCCATAGCTGGGGTCATGAAAGCTTTTTTCGATCGCTGCTATTATCCGTTGTTAGGGGAAATAGAAGGGCGCCCTTATGCTGCGATGATCTGTGCGGGGTCTGACGGCGAAAATGCTCGGAATCAGCTGGAAAGGATCGCCACGGGCTGGCGGTTGAAGAAGATTATCGACACGCCCATTATTTGTACTCATGGGCAGACTGAGGAAGCGATATTGGCTCCCAAGACGATAAGGGAAACGGACAAGGCGCAATGTGGTGAAATTGGTGCCACTTTGGCTGCTGGTCTTGCTATGGGCGTTTTTTGA